The Pseudomonas extremaustralis genome contains a region encoding:
- a CDS encoding phage portal protein has translation MDFKTLKATYPADPDYPRRTADILALNRVMDGTMYDELEYAFSMEKNNAGEYISLSQRRPSARTRLCPTVVGDSVSLLFSEGHFPAVDCTDEETRDTLTRIIKESMLNQVMIEAAMSGSVGSVAVLMRVLSDRVFFSVMSSAYLTPFWKADAPDTLEMVTERFKVKGDVLKGMGYAVEEKETYWFQRDWTSTEEVWYAPLAVSKAKEGEKASRDETKTVSHKLGFVPLVWVRNLPGGDDIDGKPTFPVEAIDVQIESDYLLSQGGRALKYQSDPTLHIKEPALGGNGAVIKGAANAIVTDKDGDAKLLEISGDAAGAVMEWVKGLREIALEGAGGNRSNADKLSAAQSGRAMELMNQSLIWLADKLRISYGEGALLELLNMIVKASLVFTLVDKKGRPLGNLSEKEDISLRWPQWYAPTYADKQTQATTLDVLRLAGLLSQETAVKSMAPSYDIADPADEIRLIETGGPPPNQPVPKEPTPAPDSND, from the coding sequence ATGGACTTCAAGACACTCAAGGCCACATACCCGGCTGATCCTGACTATCCGCGGCGCACCGCTGACATCCTGGCGCTTAACCGCGTGATGGATGGCACGATGTATGACGAGCTTGAATACGCGTTCTCGATGGAGAAAAACAACGCCGGGGAATACATCTCGCTGTCTCAGCGGCGTCCCTCGGCGCGCACCAGGCTCTGCCCAACCGTAGTTGGCGATTCGGTGTCGCTTCTGTTCTCCGAGGGCCATTTCCCGGCTGTCGACTGCACGGATGAAGAAACGCGCGACACGCTGACACGGATCATCAAGGAGTCGATGCTCAACCAGGTCATGATCGAGGCCGCCATGAGCGGGTCGGTCGGCTCGGTAGCTGTCCTGATGCGCGTCCTCAGTGATCGCGTGTTCTTTTCGGTGATGTCGTCTGCCTACCTCACGCCTTTCTGGAAGGCTGACGCGCCTGACACGCTGGAAATGGTAACCGAGCGCTTCAAGGTGAAGGGCGACGTGCTGAAAGGCATGGGCTACGCCGTCGAAGAGAAGGAAACATACTGGTTTCAGCGCGACTGGACCTCGACCGAAGAGGTCTGGTACGCGCCGCTGGCTGTCAGCAAAGCCAAGGAAGGCGAAAAAGCCTCCAGGGATGAAACCAAAACCGTCAGTCACAAGCTGGGATTCGTGCCGCTTGTCTGGGTGCGAAACCTGCCCGGCGGTGATGATATCGACGGCAAGCCTACCTTTCCGGTTGAGGCGATCGACGTACAAATTGAGTCCGATTACCTGCTTTCCCAGGGTGGCCGGGCGCTCAAGTATCAGTCTGACCCGACCCTGCACATCAAAGAGCCTGCGCTCGGCGGTAATGGCGCGGTCATCAAAGGCGCCGCTAATGCCATCGTCACCGACAAGGATGGCGATGCAAAGCTGCTGGAGATCAGCGGTGACGCTGCGGGCGCGGTGATGGAGTGGGTCAAAGGATTGCGAGAGATCGCGCTTGAAGGCGCGGGTGGTAACCGCTCCAACGCTGACAAGCTGAGCGCCGCCCAATCCGGTCGCGCCATGGAGCTGATGAATCAGTCCCTGATCTGGCTGGCCGACAAGCTGCGCATCAGCTACGGCGAAGGCGCACTGCTCGAGCTGTTGAACATGATCGTCAAGGCCTCGCTGGTCTTCACGCTGGTCGACAAGAAGGGCAGGCCGCTTGGGAATCTCTCCGAAAAAGAGGACATCTCGCTGCGCTGGCCGCAGTGGTATGCCCCTACCTACGCAGACAAGCAAACCCAGGCCACGACACTTGATGTGTTGAGGCTTGCAGGCCTGCTGTCGCAAGAGACGGCCGTGAAGTCGATGGCTCCCTCTTACGACATCGCAGACCCGGCGGATGAAATCCGGCTCATTGAGACCGGTGGTCCGCCGCCAAACCAGCCGGTGCCGAAAGAGCCGACACCAGCGCCTGATTCAAACGATTAA
- a CDS encoding terminase large subunit domain-containing protein, with the protein MAREIEMVMTAPQSEFFLKTCKYPAFVGGFGTGKTETLANCAIRDGFEASTGMIALYEPTYDLVRLILAPRIEEKLTDYGIRYKYNKQENIIYCSSGGCADFVLRTLDNPARIVGYESYCAHVDELDTLKRDHAADAWRKIIARNRQRPKGVQNPFNRVSVYTTPEGFRFVYETWKRDAKPGYEIVQAPTRTNPFLPPDYIDSLRASYPPQLIEAYLEGEFVNLTSGAVYPEFSRVLNHCDTNVQPGEPVHVGIDFNVNNMAGIIYVMRDGALHAADEMVKVRDTPELARMIRERYLLQGHHVTVYPDASGQNTSSKGASVSDLSILQQAGFTIRANSVNPRVKDRVNAVNAQILSGTGVRRLKVNTNKCPALTECLEQQPYNDHGEPDKTTDHDHACDAAGYPIAFLFPVCKPVATHGAHVPHMSR; encoded by the coding sequence ATGGCGCGTGAAATCGAGATGGTGATGACCGCGCCGCAGTCTGAGTTCTTCCTGAAGACCTGCAAGTATCCGGCGTTCGTCGGCGGCTTCGGTACAGGGAAGACTGAGACCCTGGCCAACTGCGCTATTCGTGACGGCTTCGAAGCATCGACCGGCATGATTGCCCTCTATGAGCCGACCTACGACCTGGTGCGCCTGATCCTGGCGCCTCGGATCGAGGAAAAGCTCACCGATTACGGCATCCGGTACAAGTACAACAAGCAAGAGAACATCATTTACTGCAGTTCGGGCGGCTGTGCCGATTTTGTGCTGCGGACACTGGACAACCCGGCCCGGATCGTTGGCTATGAGTCGTACTGCGCTCATGTGGACGAACTGGACACGCTCAAGCGTGATCATGCTGCCGACGCATGGCGCAAGATCATTGCGCGGAACAGGCAGCGCCCCAAGGGCGTCCAGAACCCATTCAATCGGGTGAGCGTATACACGACACCGGAAGGTTTTCGTTTCGTTTACGAGACATGGAAGCGTGACGCCAAGCCCGGATACGAGATTGTTCAGGCGCCAACGCGCACCAATCCGTTCCTGCCGCCTGACTACATCGACAGCCTGCGCGCCAGTTACCCGCCGCAGTTGATCGAGGCTTACCTCGAGGGCGAGTTCGTCAACCTGACATCTGGCGCTGTGTACCCAGAGTTCTCCCGGGTGCTGAACCACTGCGACACGAATGTGCAGCCTGGCGAGCCGGTCCACGTCGGCATCGACTTCAACGTCAACAACATGGCCGGGATCATCTACGTCATGCGAGACGGTGCGCTGCACGCGGCTGACGAGATGGTCAAGGTGCGTGACACGCCTGAGCTGGCCCGCATGATCCGCGAGCGCTACCTGCTCCAGGGTCACCACGTAACAGTCTACCCGGACGCCAGCGGCCAAAACACCAGCAGCAAGGGTGCGTCAGTATCTGACCTGTCGATCCTTCAGCAGGCCGGCTTCACGATCCGCGCCAACAGCGTCAACCCACGGGTCAAGGACCGGGTCAACGCTGTCAACGCCCAGATACTCAGCGGGACCGGCGTTCGCCGCCTCAAGGTCAACACCAATAAGTGCCCAGCGCTCACTGAGTGCCTGGAGCAGCAGCCCTACAACGATCACGGCGAGCCAGACAAGACAACCGACCATGACCACGCATGTGACGCAGCCGGCTACCCGATTGCGTTCCTGTTCCCGGTCTGCAAGCCAGTCGCAACCCACGGCGCTCACGTGCCCCACATGAGCCGATAG
- a CDS encoding phage scaffolding protein gives MSDQPTPAADKDPQTFSREYVSELRAENKGLRLKNQELTGKVDSFEATKADAIKVAVEAAVVAAKAEATTEVQAEADKRVLLAELKSEAVKAGMVDVDGLKLADLSSVTLKDGKLEGAEALFTGLKESKPYLFGKPPTSSSNPQTPPSPVPPVAKKVTEMDDKEYAAAKAAALKA, from the coding sequence ATGTCCGACCAGCCAACACCAGCCGCAGACAAAGACCCGCAGACTTTCTCGCGCGAATACGTCAGCGAGCTGCGCGCAGAAAACAAAGGTCTTCGCCTGAAAAACCAGGAGCTGACCGGAAAAGTGGATTCGTTCGAAGCCACCAAAGCCGACGCCATCAAGGTGGCTGTTGAGGCTGCCGTGGTGGCGGCCAAAGCCGAAGCCACGACTGAAGTCCAGGCCGAAGCTGACAAGCGCGTCTTGCTGGCGGAGCTGAAAAGCGAAGCGGTCAAGGCTGGCATGGTTGACGTAGACGGCCTGAAGCTGGCCGATCTGTCCTCTGTAACCCTCAAGGACGGCAAGCTGGAAGGTGCTGAAGCGCTTTTCACTGGCCTGAAAGAGTCGAAGCCGTACCTGTTCGGCAAGCCGCCGACCAGCAGCAGCAACCCGCAAACACCGCCTTCTCCTGTTCCGCCTGTGGCCAAGAAGGTCACAGAGATGGACGACAAGGAATATGCCGCAGCCAAGGCCGCAGCACTGAAGGCTTAA